The nucleotide sequence CATGTATTCACGGCGACCGCAACAGATGCAGCTGGCAATTCGAGCGGCCTTTCAGCTGCGTTTGACCCGCTCGTTGGGACATTGATCGAGGCAGCTGGAACGACCAGTCTGATAAGCGCTGGAAACAACTTCTATCTGTCTAATGCCGGTACAGATGTGCTGCTGAAATTCGGTGGCACAGCGTACGTGGCCGGACAGTTCAGCGGCTGGGCGCCGATTGGTGCGGAGGCGACATCGACCGGCTTTGAGGTTGCCTGGAAGAATTCGATGACCGGCCTGTACACGGTGTGGAATACCGACAGCAACGGCAATTTCACGTCCAATCTCCTCAGCAAGGTGTCCGGAACGAGCGCGTCTTTTGAGTCGATCGAGACTTTATTCAATCAGGATCTCAACCGCGACGGCGTGATTGGTATTCCCAACAAGACAATCGAGGCGGTCGGCTCCACCAGCCTGGTTCAGCTTGGCGGCAATTTCTTGCTCAATCCGATCGCCGGCGGAGCCGGCCCGACCTTGAAGTACGGTGGCGTGGCGTACGTGGCCGGACAGTTCAGCGGTTGGGTGCCGCTTGGTGCGGAGGCGACATCGAGTGGTTATGACGTTGCTTGGAAGAACACCTCGACCGGGCTGTACACGGTGTGGACCACCGACAGCAACGGCAACTTCGCCTCGAACCTGCTCAGCAACGTGTCGGGGACGAACGCGTCTCTTGCATCGGTCGAGACGGTGTTTCAGCAGGACCTTAACGGCGACGGGGTGATCGGCTTGCACACGACGACCATTGAGGCCTCGGGCGCAACCAGCCTGCTGCAGGTTGGCAGCAATTATTTCCTCGGAGGAAGTGGACCCACCTTGAAATATGGTGGCGTGGCGTACGTGGCCGGACAGTTCAGCGGCTGGGTGCCTCTTGGCGCTGAGGCGACCTCGAACGGCTATGATGTTGCCTGGAAGAACACCTCGACAGGACTATACACGGTGTGGACCACCGACAGCAACGGCAACTTCACTTCGAACTTGTTTAGCAATGTGTCGGCGACGAGCGCATCCTTGAAATCGGTCGAGACGGTGTTTCATCAGGATCTCAACGGCGATGGGCCGATCAATACGTCTTCGACCGTGCTCGACATCTCCGGAAAGATCGCGCTGACATTGCCCAATATGAGCCAACCGGTGATGCTCGAACCGGGAGCTGTGCTCGAACTGGCTGGAGCGGCTTCTGGATCGGTCACGTTCAAAGGCATCACCGGTATCCTCATTCTCGATCATTCCACGCAATTCACCGGTACCATCAGCGGTCTCTCCGGCAACGGAGACCCGTCTGCCTCGGACATTCTCGATCTCAAGGACATCTCGTTCGGGGCGGGAACGAAAGCCTCGTACGCGGGCAACGCATCGGGTGGGGTGTTGAGCGTTTCGGACGCGCAGAACCACGTCGCGCACCTCACGCTGGTCGGCGACTACACCCATTCAACATTCAATCTTTCGAGTGACGCAAACGGCGGCACCCTCGTCATCGATCCGCCAGCCGACGGGTTCAACTTCGCGCAATTCCCGACGCCACAATCGACTGCCCCTCTGGCGATTGCCCGGATTGGGAGCGTTGGCGACGGGTTTGCGTTTAGCCAGTCTGGGACGCCCGCCAGCTACTCGGAAATCGAAACCAACAACTCAGACGCATACCACGCCTCCGCTGAAGCGATACATCAGCACGGACTCGATCCCGACTCCAGCGCACGACTCGGCGCCGAGAATGCACATTTTATTGCGCTCCATGCACTTTCGGCAGACGTATATCTGTTGCATGCCTAGAGAGCCTAGCATGCGACCGATCTCCACGCCTCGCCGCCGACCGGATTTCTCCCGCTTTGGAAATTGCGTCTCGTTGGCGCGCTTCGGCCAAAGGGAAGGCCACGGATCGCGTGTTGTCCCTGGTCTAGCGCCCACCGACAGATGCGGTCATGTCAACGTGGCTCTCAGAATTTATGCATCCGCGGCAGATGACCAGTTTCCTGGCGATCTTTGCCTCCCGGTCAGCCTCGATTTTGTCGTGGACTACCCACCACGCAGCTGAATAGGGGGGCAACTTAGCCAGTACGGCTACTCGTTGCAGGTTGGAATCCTGCTCCGGTGTGCCCAGCCGTCTCGAAACTCGATGAGATCGAAGCCGATTAGGATCCTGCCCCAGACCGTCCCACGCGTACTGGTGCGGCCATAGGGAGGCGCCGATGCCCCGCTTGGCCGAACTTTGAGCCGACGTCCAGGTTGGCTGCGATGCGCAGCTCCCAAGCGCGATGGGCAAGAGCAGGAGGAGCAATGTGCGAATGGCCATGACCGCGTACCGAAATCAGCGCGGTACGCATCACGAGATCCGCGTCCGTGGTTTTTACGCGATATAATTAACAATTGATTAAAATTGTCTTCGCTCGCCGGTGAGATACTCCTTGATCAAGCGAAGCAGGTTCATCGTCAAAGGTACAACGGCCGGCTCGGTAATACGCAGCGCACTTTCGGGATGTGACAGTTCCCCCGAGCCGAGATGTTCGTGCTTACGAAGATGTGTGATGCCTCGAGCGGATCGTGGGTACCCGCTTCGGCGGCCACTACCCGAGCAAGAGCAGCCACCCGTCCAGGCTGAATTTATCTTGCGGCACGCATATCATGACAGCCTGTGAAGTAGGCATAAGCCGCCCAGAATTGGTTCTGGTCTCTAGCTTTGAAGTTGTGGCAAGGCTTTTTTCGCTTTGAATTTGGTAAATAAAATCAGTAGATTGGCGCTCGATAGGGCGATCGCCAAAGGCGGGTTCACCACGCTGCAATTTGAATATCAATCGACATTGTTCCGACCGGTCAATGACCCTATTCTTGGGACCGACGGATAGGGGTTGCAATGACCAGTCTCGAACGACCGGACTATCGTGTAATTCTTCGACCGCAAGTTGATGATCACCGGGCGGCTGAAAAGGAGATCGAGCAATCCGATAGTCTGGAGTTATTCGTCCTTCGTGCTCTTCGCCGATACTGGTTAATCTCCGCGGCGGTCTTCGTTTTAGGCATCCTTTTTGCCGTGTTGCTCCACGCCCTGCTCGATACCAAATACGAGGCGACCGCGTCACTGCTTATCGACAACGGGAAACAAAGCGAAGCCAATCAGGGCTCTGATTCGGTCTTCGTAAACTCGCAGATTGAGCTGCTAAACAGCGAACTTGTCCTTAGGTCGGCTATCCAGAATGTCAGCGATAGCAAACTGTATCCAAGGAGCCCGGACAGTGAGTTTTCCCAGTTGCTAGCTTATCTGGGCATGCCTCAGAAAAAGATGAACAACGAGGACCGCGCATACAAGTTGGCGGCTCGCGCATTGAAAGTGCAGCTCGAACCGCGGACCAGCATGATCCGGGTTTCTTTTCGGCATCAAGATCCACGCCTGGCTGCTTCGTTTGTGAACGGGCTCACAGAGAGCTATCTGAGCAAATACAGGGCACTCTACACCCAAGCCGGGGCGGCTGATTTCCTCCGTGGGGAGGTGGACCAGCTTCAGCGCAAGGTGGGTACTGCGGCCAGTGTCCTGGGGGCCTTCGTGACCGCAAATCGCACCTATTCGATCGATGAACAGAAAAAGCTCTTGCTGACCCGCCAGAGTGACCTCGCCAAGTCGATGGCAACAGTTCGAACCGAACTGGCGCAGAAGCAAGAGGAGCTCAGAGTTGTCGAGGAGCAGATCAGCCAATTGAAGCCGAACGCCGCTCGTGCTTCGCAGGCCCGCGATCCGTCGAAGCCGGCGCCCGAGACGGCTGTTCCCTTGCCATACAATAGAAACCTGTTTGGCGACGATCCTCCGCTGCTGCTTGTGAAGCTCTATCAGGAGACAACGCAGCAGTTTCTAACCCTGAAGATGACGATCGCGGGGCTGCGCGCCGCAGAGTCGGCGCATGCGGCCGAGCTGGATAACGTGGCAAAGGATCTTGCGACGCTAGCCGGACTTGAATCCGAAACGAATCGCCTCAAGAGGCAGCTCGGCACCGCAGAGCAGGAGCTAGCGGAAATCACCTCTCGCGCCGGTGAAAAGCGGATTGCTACGGCAATGACGGAGAACAATCTTTCGGCCATTAAGATCGCGCAGCCCGCGTCAGTTCCGTTCGAGACGGCGGGGCGTAGCGTGTGGCTGTTCCTGGCGATTGGTTCCTTCCTGTCCGCTCTGATTGCAGTGGGAGTGGCCTGCGCATTGCAACTGATCTCGGCCTATCGAAATCCGCCCACATACGTTGCTGCGAATTTTTTCCGCACCGTCCGTTTCTACATGTTCTTCCCAAGTTAGGCGCATACGCGCATCTCCGACGACAATCGGTTGGCTGGACGGCGCTGCCTGGTTCTATCGGTTCAGTGCGCGGCGTTGCTACCCAAAACAGATAGGGATTTCCGGATGGTTTTTGGACTGAGCCAACCCAGAGGTCTGATCTCGGGGACGTAGATCGACAATCCGCGCCAGGACAGGAGGAAGAGGACGAGCTCCGCCAGTACGGTCGCGTAGGCGGCGCCCAACGCGCCAAGAGCGGGAACGAAAATGCAGGACGCGACGATCGAGGTAAGCGCCGCGAGGCCAAGGTAGACGACACGCGGTCTCGTCTGCGGTCCGGTCACGAGCAGCGAGCTGTAGGCGCTCTGTAGGAACCTTGTCGGAATTCCAATGCTCATCACCAGCAGCAGGTCGACAGACGCAACGTATCTCGATCCGAACAACCAGGGAATCAGCCAGCTAGCGGCGGCAACGAGGATCGCCATTGTGAACACGCCGACCGTAGCCATCAGCGCCGCGGACAGATAGAACGCGGCTGCGAATTTTGTGCGGTCATGATGACCCCAGTGAAAGACCCTTTCAGCGATGAATTTGGAGTAGAAGACTGACGGAAACATCATCGCCGCAGAGACGATGAGAAGGGCGACATTGTATTGAGCAGTCTCGGTCCCGCCCCGGACGTATTCCAGAATCACAATCGGTCCCTGGAAGAATACGAGATAGATGGCGCCGAACAACAGAAACGGGCCAGCCGAGCTGGCCGTTTCCAGCACCGAGGGGCGGGGGTGCCGATAGCTCTTCAAAAGCCGATCCCAGGATCGCGCCGGAATCGCAAACAGACTCCAGACGATCGCGATCGCTCCCATCAATCCAAATCCCACGAGCACCGCCCGCAGGTTCAAGATGGCGAATGCCGTGAGACAAAGAGCGACCACCGCGCGTCCGAGTTGGGTGACGACCTGCCAAAAGGCGACTTGGCCTGCGCTCCGCTCGATTTGATAGCGAAGTGACGATAGTTCTACAGCCAATTGTCCCAGCAGGATCGGAACCGAGGCCACCAGCAGCAGTAACCGCTCGGAAGGGGGAAACTTTGCGATGGTCAGCGTATACGCCACGAGGGCGACCATACCAAGGCCGGTGAGAAGTGCCACCAGTTGCGCGGCAGGAAAGTACCAGCGAAAAGCCTCTTCCTTTTCCCTGCCAACCACTTGCAGTAAAAACCAGTTCATTCCTCCCATGCCGATTAGTGCTAAAAGGTTTATGACCGACGACAGGGCGGCAATCGTGCCGAGAGCTTCCAGATCCATGGATCGGGCCAATGTCAGTTGCGCAATAAAGTTGAACAAGGCTGCAAGAAATGTCCCGGAATACAACAGCGTTAACGCGCCTATCGCCCGCTTGATGAATGCGTTGCGGATCATCCCACCTGTCCCTTTCGTGCCACTGCTCGTCGCCGGCACATAGTCTGATATCGAATCTATGGGGCGAATGCCCAGCATATTGCCATGAGAGGTCAATTAATGACGAGGCGGTCGATACTCTTCGTAACTGACGAGCTCTTCCTTCCCTTGCCGTCCAAGAATGCGTCCGGTTGGCTATATTACACGGTGGCCGAGGCCTACAAAAAGCGAGGCTGGAAGGTTTATTGCGTTTCGTTCTTCCGGGACCCGAAGCTGGCAGGATCGAGCGAAGTCAACTCTGCCTATAAGGAGCTTTTCTCGGATTTTCTTCTATTGCCGGGTTGGAATCGCGGAGGGCATCCGCTTGGGGCTGTGGGGCAGGTCTGGAGGGAGGTGCAGCGGGCGCTGACCGGCAATGTTCTGTCGTCCCACCCATTTCTGTTCACCAACAGCGTCGAAAACTCGCGTAGAGTTGCTAGAAAACTGAACCAGTGGCAGACCGACGCCATTTACCTCGCCAAGCCGCAATCGGTTCAACTACTCGGTCGAGTCCTACCTCAACTGTCCAATGGCCGAAAACCGCTCGTCGTGATGAGTGCTCACGATGATTTTGTTAACCGCGCGATCGCCTACCGGAGGACATATCAGAGACTGTTTGATGTGTTGAGTTTGCCGGAGATCCTGCGCGATCATGCTAATGCCTGGATACGGCATCATCTTGAGCGAATTGACGTTGCAGGTTCGCGGCAGGCTGAAGCGGAAATATTCGACGCGTGCCATTTGGTTCGCGTGGAGTCTGCGGATGAATTTGCCAATTACTCAGCCATTAACCGATCAAAAGCGAAGCTCTCTCACAAGCCGTTTTCCTATGTGGCCCCCGTTCAACAGTCTCGAGAGACAACGACTCAAGCGTTCGATGCCGGATTCATTGGCTCGAATGACGTGATGAATCTCGATGCAGTCTTGTACTTGCGAGACGTGATACTGCCGATCATCCGGAAAGCGGCGCCAGAGTTTCGCGTGCTGGTTGCCGGAGGGATATCGAGCAAGGTAGGACCGCTCATCGAGGGTGTCGCAAATATCACTGTCTGGGACCGTTTGGACGATGTATCGAAATTCTACCGCGCTATTCACGTTGCCGCGGTGCCCCTTCGCGCCGGCACCGGCGTCAGTATCAAGGTGCTGGAGGCGCTGTCGTTCGGCAAGCGGATCGTGAGCACTCCCGTCGGCGTTCGCGGGCTGCCGAACAAGCTGCTCGCCGATGCAATCGTAACCGGCGATCCGAATGAGTTTGCGCATGCCTTGTTAAGGGAGCGAACCGGGTCCGCATGCACTAGAGCGAGCTAGCCGCCGATGGTCGATTTCGAAACCGCGGGACCGCGCGCGTTCATGGCGAGCGCTGGTCTGGGCGAGGGGCTGCTTGCTTCGGTCCTGATCTGCTATCTCTTGATCGCCGCAGATATCGTGCCCGGCGTGACCGACCTTCAGGCTGTGTACGAACCCGGTTATCTCGATGTTGTCAACATAGACAAGGCCGGGGATGTCATACGGCAAGCTCTGCTCGCCCCGTTCTTTCTCGGTTCGGCCTATCTCCTGGTACGAGCCAGGCCGAAGGAGAATTTGAGACGGCTAGGCTGGCCGATCGCAGTTGTGATTGCAATCTGCTTCTTATCCGTCACTTGGTCGTCAGATCCCGCGGCGTCTCTCAGAAAGGCGCTTGGGCTATTCGGGACGACTTCTGTGGGTACGTACGTCGCCGGTCGATTAAGTTCATACCGCTTTGCAAGACTGGTGCAGATTGCAGTAATCGTGGCGCTTGCTGGTTCGTATGTATGGTTGTTCATCGCCCCCGACAAGGCTCTGGACACCAACGGTCAACTACGCGGGCTCTTTAGTCACAAGAATATTCTGGGGCAATTTGCCGGCATTGGTTATCTTGCATTTCTTTCGTTAGGCCTAAGGGAAACAGGTCGTCGCAGGCTTGTGCAGCTTGGCGGCGCCGGAGCCTGCGTTCTGTCTCTGCTGCTGGCGAGTTCCGCGACGCCGTTGATCGCTATTGGATTCGTGACGGCTTGGGTCTACGCGAGATCCCGATTAGGATTGCGACCTCGCGAATTGGCCGTGCTCACCATGGTGGTCTGCGTTGGGGCCGTTCTGTTCCTGATCGCGGCGCCTGACGCATTTACTTCCCTTATCGGTCGGGACGTGACCCTGTCCGGGCGGACCAATATCTGGCAGTTCGCGTTGGAGATGGCTGCGGCGAAGCCCTTGCTGGGATATGGGTATGGCGTATTCTGGTTGGGGCCAAATTCGCCCGGATCACTGTTCTGGGACACGACTCTGCAGTTTGAATTGAGTGCCCACAACGGCTATTTGCAATGTCTTCTCGATATCGGGATGGTGGGGCTTTTGACCACCCTCGTCGCGGTGCTAAAACCTCTTCATAGGGTGCAGTCGTCGTCCGGCGTTAAGCGACCCTACATCGGTCGCCCCGAAAATTTCTCGGAATGGTTCCTGATTTTCTTTCTGATTCTCAACGTGGCAGAGATCCGCTTCTTCGATCCAACATCCGTCGTGACGTTCGTATTCGCCTATACCTCCGCTCACAGGGGAGGGAAGACTGGGGCAGCTAGCCAAGTTCGGGAAGGTCCGTCGCTTGCCCTTTAGCGGCGTCGCCCAAACGATGCAGCCGGCGTCGAGAGCTCTCGGCGCAAGCGCGCCGCCGCTCATCAGGAAGCCGGTTGTTGCTTTTCCCAAAGAATGAGATTGCACACATTTTCGCCATTCACTGAATCGCCATGATATGATAAAAAACAATCACAAGTTGGACGATTTCGCCGTATGTTGGACTTACATGTGACGCTTGCAACGGATCGTTCCGCGATTGGAACTAATTTTTTTCGGTCTGGAGTGTATTGAAAGGCGGTACGGCGTGCGAATTGGAATTTTCGTTGAATTGTTCGCGCCCAGTGTAGGCGGACAGGAATTGTTTTTTGAGGGGCTCTCGCGCCAATTCGTCAAGAATGGACACACCGTCGACATCCATTGCATCGGACACGCGTCCGGGTTGACCCCCGTGGAGTATGTGGACGGGATCACGATTTATCGATACCCCACGGATGCATCTTACAATGCACCGCGGTTCAAAATGATGAAGCGGGCTTGGCCGACGATCATTAAATATGCGCTGCACGTTCGGCGGGTCGTCAAGGTGACAAGCTACGACGTGCTCTTCTTGAATCAGTGGCCGCTCCTGCATGCGGTCACGATTCCGAAATCGCAGCGCGCCAAAGCGGTGATGCACTGGTGCGAAATTCGCACCGGGCTGTTCTACAGAACGATTCAAGCTCTCCTGCCGCGGTTCGTGGCCAAGAATGTGGCGGTGAGTGAGGCGGTCGGCCGTTCGATCCAGCGCTACACCGCCAGACCGGTGCATACGCTTCCAAGCGGGATTGATGTCGAACTCTATCGCTCGCTTCCGCGGAATCGACGCTCAGGAATCTGCCATCTCGGCCGGATGGCGGCCCACAAGAATATTCCATTGTTGATCGATGCCTTTGAATTGTTGAAGGATCGGGGGTACGTCGGCTCGCTTACCCTTGCCGGAGATGGGCCTGCTCTTGACGAGATCAGAGAGCGCGCTCGAATTTCCCGGCACGCATCTGATATTATCTTGCCTGGTTTGGTCTCGGACGCCGACAAGATCGAGCTGTTGTCGAGGTCTGAGGCTCTCGTCATCTCCAGTTTGCGGGAAGGATTTCCGAGAGTTGTCGCCGAGGCGATGGCCAGCGGTTTGCCTGTTGTTACATGCGACTTTGAAATGAATGGGACAAAGGAAGTCGTAAGCTCGTATGATTGCGGGCTGGTGACGCTCCCGACTCCGGACTGCCTTGCTCAGGGCGTGCTTGGTGCGATTGCCCGCTGGGATCACTACTCCGCGACGGGCCGTTCAGCGGCGAAGACGCTCGCCTGGACCTTGATAGCGGAAAGATTTGAGGAGCTAGTTGTTCCGGGTCTCGTCGATCGGGCTCCGTCTCCCCGTGGCCGTTTCAGTGAAGCTCGTGTCGCATGAAGCGAAAGATCTTAATTGTAGGCGGCGCCGGCTTTGTCGGCCGACAACTCGTTCG is from Bradyrhizobium xenonodulans and encodes:
- a CDS encoding glycosyltransferase family 4 protein, with the translated sequence MELIFFGLECIERRYGVRIGIFVELFAPSVGGQELFFEGLSRQFVKNGHTVDIHCIGHASGLTPVEYVDGITIYRYPTDASYNAPRFKMMKRAWPTIIKYALHVRRVVKVTSYDVLFLNQWPLLHAVTIPKSQRAKAVMHWCEIRTGLFYRTIQALLPRFVAKNVAVSEAVGRSIQRYTARPVHTLPSGIDVELYRSLPRNRRSGICHLGRMAAHKNIPLLIDAFELLKDRGYVGSLTLAGDGPALDEIRERARISRHASDIILPGLVSDADKIELLSRSEALVISSLREGFPRVVAEAMASGLPVVTCDFEMNGTKEVVSSYDCGLVTLPTPDCLAQGVLGAIARWDHYSATGRSAAKTLAWTLIAERFEELVVPGLVDRAPSPRGRFSEARVA
- a CDS encoding glycosyltransferase family 4 protein — protein: MAEAYKKRGWKVYCVSFFRDPKLAGSSEVNSAYKELFSDFLLLPGWNRGGHPLGAVGQVWREVQRALTGNVLSSHPFLFTNSVENSRRVARKLNQWQTDAIYLAKPQSVQLLGRVLPQLSNGRKPLVVMSAHDDFVNRAIAYRRTYQRLFDVLSLPEILRDHANAWIRHHLERIDVAGSRQAEAEIFDACHLVRVESADEFANYSAINRSKAKLSHKPFSYVAPVQQSRETTTQAFDAGFIGSNDVMNLDAVLYLRDVILPIIRKAAPEFRVLVAGGISSKVGPLIEGVANITVWDRLDDVSKFYRAIHVAAVPLRAGTGVSIKVLEALSFGKRIVSTPVGVRGLPNKLLADAIVTGDPNEFAHALLRERTGSACTRAS
- a CDS encoding lipopolysaccharide biosynthesis protein, encoding MIRNAFIKRAIGALTLLYSGTFLAALFNFIAQLTLARSMDLEALGTIAALSSVINLLALIGMGGMNWFLLQVVGREKEEAFRWYFPAAQLVALLTGLGMVALVAYTLTIAKFPPSERLLLLVASVPILLGQLAVELSSLRYQIERSAGQVAFWQVVTQLGRAVVALCLTAFAILNLRAVLVGFGLMGAIAIVWSLFAIPARSWDRLLKSYRHPRPSVLETASSAGPFLLFGAIYLVFFQGPIVILEYVRGGTETAQYNVALLIVSAAMMFPSVFYSKFIAERVFHWGHHDRTKFAAAFYLSAALMATVGVFTMAILVAAASWLIPWLFGSRYVASVDLLLVMSIGIPTRFLQSAYSSLLVTGPQTRPRVVYLGLAALTSIVASCIFVPALGALGAAYATVLAELVLFLLSWRGLSIYVPEIRPLGWLSPKTIRKSLSVLGSNAAH
- a CDS encoding O-antigen ligase family protein, whose translation is MVDFETAGPRAFMASAGLGEGLLASVLICYLLIAADIVPGVTDLQAVYEPGYLDVVNIDKAGDVIRQALLAPFFLGSAYLLVRARPKENLRRLGWPIAVVIAICFLSVTWSSDPAASLRKALGLFGTTSVGTYVAGRLSSYRFARLVQIAVIVALAGSYVWLFIAPDKALDTNGQLRGLFSHKNILGQFAGIGYLAFLSLGLRETGRRRLVQLGGAGACVLSLLLASSATPLIAIGFVTAWVYARSRLGLRPRELAVLTMVVCVGAVLFLIAAPDAFTSLIGRDVTLSGRTNIWQFALEMAAAKPLLGYGYGVFWLGPNSPGSLFWDTTLQFELSAHNGYLQCLLDIGMVGLLTTLVAVLKPLHRVQSSSGVKRPYIGRPENFSEWFLIFFLILNVAEIRFFDPTSVVTFVFAYTSAHRGGKTGAASQVREGPSLAL
- a CDS encoding GumC family protein; amino-acid sequence: MTSLERPDYRVILRPQVDDHRAAEKEIEQSDSLELFVLRALRRYWLISAAVFVLGILFAVLLHALLDTKYEATASLLIDNGKQSEANQGSDSVFVNSQIELLNSELVLRSAIQNVSDSKLYPRSPDSEFSQLLAYLGMPQKKMNNEDRAYKLAARALKVQLEPRTSMIRVSFRHQDPRLAASFVNGLTESYLSKYRALYTQAGAADFLRGEVDQLQRKVGTAASVLGAFVTANRTYSIDEQKKLLLTRQSDLAKSMATVRTELAQKQEELRVVEEQISQLKPNAARASQARDPSKPAPETAVPLPYNRNLFGDDPPLLLVKLYQETTQQFLTLKMTIAGLRAAESAHAAELDNVAKDLATLAGLESETNRLKRQLGTAEQELAEITSRAGEKRIATAMTENNLSAIKIAQPASVPFETAGRSVWLFLAIGSFLSALIAVGVACALQLISAYRNPPTYVAANFFRTVRFYMFFPS